The proteins below come from a single Candidatus Tanganyikabacteria bacterium genomic window:
- a CDS encoding glucosaminidase domain-containing protein translates to MKVPAGATLASLTLGKADRVAEIQDRNLGRPDWTVEVKNRPDGPVGWFLGLFGVPATRKEPRFGPGDALPEGATLLLPRELDPFAPAPPGFKRVALPAGDRDLSDLTGGDATWADAINRANPDLSPEQAARGGRYLNLPADLPVENGLPAPPDAAARPAPDQVERLIAHIAHDNLGRDVDKARGTLFVKPGDTLATLAKLVFDDATRWAELKPRHDPDVGPGDDLAARGRTYVPLPGAYAAPDWGDVAPLQPVDPFLQKLAPAAARIQEEYGIPAAVILAQAALESGMGDSKIGEYNVFGIKGSGSRGSLLVDTFEYSGGRRFETRAYFANFGSWDEALREHAEVLNTPVFEKAMRHKDDPVAFAHALTGKYATDPKYGAKLVATMREQNLIAD, encoded by the coding sequence GTGAAGGTCCCGGCGGGCGCGACGCTGGCGTCGCTGACGCTCGGGAAGGCCGATCGGGTCGCGGAGATCCAGGACCGCAACCTGGGCCGTCCCGACTGGACCGTCGAGGTCAAGAACCGGCCCGACGGCCCCGTCGGCTGGTTCCTCGGCCTTTTCGGCGTGCCGGCCACCCGCAAGGAGCCCCGCTTCGGCCCCGGCGACGCCCTGCCCGAGGGCGCCACGCTCCTGTTGCCGCGGGAACTCGACCCTTTCGCCCCCGCTCCCCCCGGCTTCAAGCGGGTGGCGTTGCCGGCCGGCGACCGCGACTTGTCCGACCTGACCGGCGGCGACGCGACCTGGGCGGACGCGATCAACAGGGCCAATCCCGACCTCTCGCCCGAGCAGGCGGCCAGGGGCGGCCGCTACCTCAACCTGCCCGCCGATCTGCCCGTCGAGAACGGCCTGCCCGCGCCGCCCGACGCCGCGGCGCGGCCGGCTCCCGACCAGGTGGAACGCCTGATCGCCCACATCGCCCACGACAACCTGGGCCGGGACGTGGACAAGGCCCGCGGCACGCTCTTCGTCAAGCCGGGCGACACCCTCGCGACGCTGGCGAAACTCGTCTTCGACGACGCGACGCGGTGGGCCGAACTCAAGCCCCGCCACGATCCCGACGTCGGCCCCGGCGACGATCTGGCCGCCCGCGGCCGCACCTACGTGCCGCTGCCCGGAGCCTACGCGGCGCCCGACTGGGGCGACGTCGCGCCGCTGCAACCCGTCGATCCCTTCCTGCAGAAACTTGCGCCGGCCGCGGCGCGTATCCAGGAGGAGTACGGCATCCCCGCGGCGGTCATCCTGGCGCAGGCCGCCCTCGAGAGCGGCATGGGCGACTCGAAGATCGGCGAGTACAACGTCTTCGGCATCAAGGGCTCGGGGTCCCGGGGCAGCCTCCTGGTCGACACGTTCGAGTATTCCGGCGGGCGCCGCTTCGAGACCAGGGCCTATTTCGCCAACTTCGGCTCCTGGGACGAGGCGCTGCGCGAGCATGCCGAGGTCCTCAACACGCCGGTCTTCGAGAAGGCCATGCGCCACAAGGACGATCCGGTGGCATTCGCCCACGCGCTGACGGGCAAGTACGCCACCGACCCGAAGTACGGCGCCAAGCTAGTCGCCACGATGCGCGAGCAGAACCTGATCGCGGACTAG
- a CDS encoding phosphatidylserine/phosphatidylglycerophosphate/cardiolipin synthase family protein, with the protein MRRLCALVLGGLLLAGCGGASGIGLQAGAGGKAGARSEEHVLAARIDSALDAVAPRPVEGNSLELLIDGQDGFDALERAVRAARKSVWFETFIWHNDRTGQRFAKLLAERKRDGLDVRVLVDPLGTMNRPGDRDVFRVLLDHGVPVRYYRQRVFGSLMNVTHRKLYLLDGDRGFTGGMNIGDEYAHTWHDLLVDVKGPVARDMHRIFGEDWNVSGEPDLKAELISAGVAAMGNIKARTLKTNLNDQAGGRDLGMSKLAALKTAQKSIKVAQLFLSDDTVIEHLERASKRGVDVKVLIARENDQMIFREFNKYYGGRMRKAGIQVRFYEERFSHVKYVSVDGAWILLGSANADTRSYEMNQEFSLGISDPEFTQECDRRVFDRDFATARVPSDAELRVSWTKMPVVKLADWLSYYL; encoded by the coding sequence ATGCGGCGACTCTGTGCCCTGGTGCTTGGCGGCCTGCTGCTGGCGGGCTGCGGCGGTGCGTCCGGTATCGGCCTCCAGGCCGGCGCCGGCGGCAAGGCGGGGGCGCGCTCGGAGGAGCACGTGCTCGCCGCCCGCATCGATTCCGCGCTGGACGCGGTGGCGCCGCGGCCGGTCGAGGGCAACTCACTGGAACTCCTCATCGACGGCCAGGACGGCTTCGACGCGCTCGAGCGCGCCGTGCGGGCCGCCCGCAAGTCGGTATGGTTCGAGACCTTCATCTGGCACAACGACCGGACCGGCCAGCGCTTCGCCAAGCTCCTGGCCGAGCGCAAGCGCGACGGCCTCGACGTGCGCGTCCTGGTGGATCCCCTCGGGACGATGAACCGGCCGGGCGATCGCGACGTGTTCCGCGTCCTGCTCGATCATGGCGTGCCGGTGCGTTACTACCGCCAGCGCGTCTTCGGCTCGCTGATGAACGTGACGCACCGCAAGCTCTACCTGCTCGACGGCGACCGCGGCTTCACCGGCGGCATGAACATCGGCGACGAATACGCCCACACGTGGCACGACCTGCTCGTGGACGTGAAGGGCCCGGTGGCCCGCGACATGCACCGCATCTTCGGCGAGGACTGGAACGTCTCGGGCGAGCCCGACCTCAAGGCCGAACTCATCTCGGCCGGCGTCGCGGCGATGGGCAACATCAAGGCCCGGACGCTCAAGACCAACCTCAACGACCAGGCCGGCGGCCGGGATCTCGGCATGTCCAAGCTCGCGGCCCTCAAGACCGCGCAGAAGTCGATCAAGGTGGCGCAGCTCTTCCTGTCGGACGACACGGTCATCGAGCACCTGGAGCGGGCGTCGAAGCGGGGCGTCGACGTCAAGGTGCTGATCGCCCGCGAGAACGACCAGATGATCTTCCGCGAGTTCAACAAGTACTACGGCGGGCGCATGCGCAAGGCCGGCATCCAGGTGCGCTTCTACGAGGAGCGGTTCAGCCACGTGAAGTACGTCTCGGTCGACGGTGCCTGGATCCTCCTGGGCTCGGCCAACGCCGACACGCGCAGCTACGAGATGAACCAGGAGTTCAGCCTGGGCATCTCCGATCCGGAATTCACCCAGGAATGCGACCGGCGCGTGTTCGATCGCGACTTCGCGACCGCCCGCGTGCCTTCGGACGCCGAACTGCGCGTGTCGTGGACCAAGATGCCCGTCGTGAAGCTGGCCGACTGGCTGAGCTACTACCTGTAG